AATTTTCTATTACATACTGGAAAGAGTCTAGTGTTGATTTTTTGGAGTAGTGAACACTGCATTGTCTGAACCCAAAATGTGATAATGCTATGCAGGAAGGTAAGCAAGCTGTTGAATTGATTGGAAAGTGGGAAACGATTGATGTGGCTGATGCACTAGAGCTTCTCTCACCGGATTTTGAAAGTGACGAAGTATGCTGTCTGCCATCTTTATTTCTGCATCTTTCTGGTTTTATTATGTTTACTTGTTTGTAGATTTTTGTTAGATTACTAAGAAATGTAAATGGCCTCCCATGTGCAGATTCATTGTGAGCTACCTCAAAAATGTCTGCAAGCACATCCCACACAATTGATAGCTCTGGaaccgatgatgagcatgattcaTCTCAACCACGTGTTAGGAGATCAAAGGTATGGCAATTCTTTGAGCAAGATTTGGTGATGGTAGATGACGTTTGGAAGGCAGTTTGCAAGTATTGTGGGCTGAGACTTGGGGCTCAATCGGGCACTAGTAGTCTTAGAAGTCATATTGCTACAACTTGCCCGGCTATTGGGGATGCTGATAGAAACAGTTTTTTAGACACCATAAAGAAAAAATCTTCAGATACCTTTGTGTTTGACCCCGTCTTAAGTCGTGAGCGCATGGTTTAGTTTGTCATACATGCTGAAATCGAATTCAATAAATTTGAAGACCCTTACTTTGAGCCATGGATGGAAAGTCTACAACCAACAATGAAATGTGTAGGGCGCCAAACCGTTCATAATGATTGCCTCAAGATGTATGAGAAGATGAAGCAAGATCTTCACAATGAGTTTTCAGTCTTAGACTCTCGTGTGTGCTTCACATCTGATATGTGGACTTCCCTTCAGAACTTAGGATATATGGTCATAACTGCACATTATGTGGATGTTGATTTCAAGCTTAAGAAGAAAATCATTAGTTTGAAGGAAGTCAAGTATCCTCATACCGGCTATGCTTTAGAAGAGGCTATTGTAAGCAGCCTAACTGAGTGGGGTTTAAGGGAGAAAATACTTACTTTAACCTTAGATAATGCAGGCAACAATACCAAGGCATGTGAACTAATAGTACAGCATCACAAGCATGAGTTGTTGTGTGAGGGAGCACATCTGCATGTTAGATGTTCTGCACATATTTTGAATATTCTAGTTCAAGATGGAATGGAACTTATTCATGCTGCAATAGAGAAGATTCGTGAGTTGTTGAAGAGCATAGAATCTTCACCGTCACGAATTCAGAATTTCAACTCAATTGCAACTAATAAGGGTCTTAAAGCAAAACGTGGCATTTATCTGGATATACCAAACAGATGGAATTCTACATTTAGAATGGTACGAGAAGCATTAGATTACAAGTCTGTACTTAGTACTTATGCTGAACAATATCTTGAAGTTGCACCAAATGAAGAAGAGTGGTCAAAAGCCGAAGCGATATGTGTATTTCTCAAGGCTTTTGAAGAAGCCACAAATCTTGTATCAGCTGACCGAAAACCAACTTCGCACAAATTCTTACCATTAGTGCTTTCTATTTGATATGCTTTGAATGATCCAGCATGGCAAAATAATGAAGTTTTGGTAGATTTGGCTGCTGCAATGAAGGTTAAATTTGCAAAATATTGGGAGCCTAAACCAGTGCCTAATGAGTCTAGCCTCCAGAGAAGGAAAGAGTATGATTTTAATGTTGTAATTGTCATTGCAACTATCTTAGATCCAAGAAGAAAGTTTGATTATGTGGAATTCTTTTATGAGAAAGTATGCAGCAATTTCGATCAAGCTGATAAATGTACGAAATCAGCACAAGATTGGCTGAAGAAGTACTTCAATGAGTATGAACGACTTGCAAGGAGTGATGGCTCAGCATTTGTGTCAAGTTCAAGTGGAAGCACCTGTACTGTTGGTTCACCTGTGCTTGGGAAAAGGGTACTAGAAGAAGAATTTGCTGATTTCAAATCTCGTTGTCGAGTTGTTCGTAGGCCAAAATCAGAGATTGACACATATTTGGAAGAGGATCATGCCGAGGAtagtaaaagatttgatgtgttGGGTTGGTGGAAGGCTCGTGCTGATCAGTTTCCTGTCTTATCAAAGATGGCTAGGGACTTTCTTGCTATCCCACTCAGCACTGTATCATCTGAATCGGCTTTTAGTTGTGGCAATAGGATTCTTGGGGACACAAGAGGCTCGCTAACGCCACAGATGTTGGAGGCTTTAGTTAGTGCGAAAGATTGGCTCACTATAGTCCAAGATAAAGATAAGGACAAGGATGATGAAGGTACCCATTGTTTCTTTTACCTTAGTTTCTTTTACCTtcaatgatcaccaaattcttATTTGAAATCTGCATAGATGAGAAGTTGTTGTTCTTAAGGCAAGTTCCTCTCTTTTTTGGATGCAGGGATCTTAAGTGAAGTTGTTGGGGTTGGTGCAGGGCAAAATGTGCCACAGGTGGAATCAGCTGGACCGGTGGGGGCTTAACCGATGGAATTAAGTATGTTATAACTATGACTCCATTTGCATCTCCCTGAAGCTGCAGATCAATTTAAACTGTGATCTGAAGCAGTGCTACAAGTGTATTTCTAGGAAATAGATTGTTGTTTCATTGCTTTTATATTCTAGAAAGCTGATTCATTGCTTGTATAGTAAGATTTGAATCTTTGGAATGTCCTGATACTATGATTACTTAAAGGATAGCCTTATTTCTATGGCTGGACATTCTACAGGATTGGTGTTCTCTGTTTTAATTTAATTTGTGAGGGATAGCCTTATTTGGAATGTCCTGATGCATTCATTTTAATTTTTATCCATTGTCCCTGATCTGGTCTTAACTGGTGGAATAAGGTATTTTGTCTCTTAAATAATACATGCATGGGAAAAAATAGTTTTCTTTGTTGCCAAGATCATTGTGACCATATGGTAGAAACAGCACATTTCCAATTCCATGACATAATATTTGCCATTTTTTCTACCTGCTGAAAGAATGAACAACCTGCTGAAATAATGAACTACCTGCTGAAAGAATGAAACAATGAACAACTTTAGCTATTTAAGTTAGCCTGTAGTTCTCTTGTTTTGCCTGTAGATCAGGGTGCATTGctgttcattttttttctagttCAGTGTATTTTGTATGTTCTGATGGTAGCATTATAATGTGCACCAGAGATATTTGTTTTACTGAATATGTAGCCGTGATGACACACCTGCTTTCCTGTATTGATGCATGATGATTTTGCTCTGCACTTGTATTGCTGCAGAATAAGTCTATTTAGAGTATGGTCTGTTAGTCTTTTTTGCTGCTATAttaatattttctttttgcagaGTACTCTGTAGCTTGTTTACACAGTCTGCCTCATTATACCAATGTGCTATAGATATTTGCTTCAAACAGTCTGTGTCTTGTGCTGAGATCGTTTTTCAACGATTTGCAGAACCCAGCGAAGAATAAAGTGATCAACTGGAGCTTTCGTCAAAGACTTTATTGAGTGGC
This portion of the Panicum virgatum strain AP13 chromosome 2N, P.virgatum_v5, whole genome shotgun sequence genome encodes:
- the LOC120660078 gene encoding zinc finger BED domain-containing protein RICESLEEPER 2-like, with protein sequence MKVKFAKYWEPKPVPNESSLQRRKEYDFNVVIVIATILDPRRKFDYVEFFYEKVCSNFDQADKCTKSAQDWLKKYFNEYERLARSDGSAFVSSSSGSTCTVGSPVLGKRVLEEEFADFKSRCRVVRRPKSEIDTYLEEDHAEDSKRFDVLGWWKARADQFPVLSKMARDFLAIPLSTVSSESAFSCGNRILGDTRGSLTPQMLEALVSAKDWLTIVQDKDKDKDDEGILSEVVGVGAGQNVPQVESAGPVGA